One window of Dendropsophus ebraccatus isolate aDenEbr1 chromosome 13, aDenEbr1.pat, whole genome shotgun sequence genomic DNA carries:
- the LOC138770416 gene encoding olfactory receptor 2G3-like produces the protein MENSTQAVVKEFILLGLSDDSGPQVVLVLVFFLMYMVTLSGNALLVVIVRLNYHLQTPMYFFLSNLSVIDICFSSTVVPKLLLNTLSRMRSISFLGCAAQLFFHLALGVIECMILTVMAFDRYIAICKPLQYNSIMNKRLCMQLATISWVVGLVNSTIHTVLTFRLPFCRSNLIDHFLCEVPPLLRLSCRDVWVNELAEYIAAGIIAMGSFFLILTSYFCITLTLLGIKSVKERIKAFSTCASHIAVVLLYYGAIMIMHLRPRSSYSPEQDRGFSVIYSVVTPMLNPIIYSMRNKDIKGGLRKNRDSPGKTATVGNYGETSVSSEIVVWWVPPYGSNQGVKSDSEGAEKSALCIPLAVTQRSQE, from the exons ATGGAAAACTCCACCCAGGCAGTGGTGAAGGAGTTCATCCTTTTAGGCCTTTCCGATGACTCGGGTCCACAGGTTGTTTTGGTCTTGGTGTTTTTCCTAATGTATATGGTCACCCTCTCGGGAAACGCTCTTCTGGTCGTCATCGTCAGGCTGAACTATCACCTTCAGACCCCCATGTACTTCTTTCTCAGTAATCTTTCTGTCATTGATATCTGCTTTTCTTCGACTGTAGTACCGAAACTTTTGTTGAACACGCTATCTCGGATGAGAAGTATCTCGTTTTTGGGGTGTGCAGCCCAACTGTTCTTCCATTTAGCCCTGGGGGTTATAGAGTGCATGATCCTCACTGTCATGGCCTTTGATAGGTATATCGCTATCTGTAAACCTTTACAATATAACAGCATCATGAACAAGAGGCTCTGCATGCAGCTCGCCACCATCTCCTGGGTCGTTGGGTTGGTAAACTCTACAATCCACACAGTGTTAACCTTTCGGCTGCCATTCTGTAGGTCCAACCTCATCGACCACTTTCTTTGTGAGGTTCCACCTCTCCTCCGACTCTCCTGTAGAGACGTTTGGGTCAATGAATTAGCTGAGTACATCGCAGCAGGTATCATTGCTATGGGTTCTTTTTTCTTGATACTCACATCCTACTTCTGCATCACCTTGACTTTGCTGGGAATCAAGTCCGTGAAGGAACGGATCAAGGCCTTCTCCACCTGTGCCAGCCATATTGCAGTGGTGCTCCTTTATTACGGCGCTATCATGATCATGCATTTACGTCCTAGATCCAGTTACTCACCGGAACAGGACAGAGGATTTTCTGTCATCTACTCAGTGGTAACTCCAATGCTtaaccccatcatatacagcATGAGGAATAAGGACATTAAAGGGGGGCTCCGAAAG aatcgggacagtcccggcaaaactgcgactgttggcaactatggagaAACCAGTGTTAGCAGTGAGATAGTTGTCTGGTGGGTTCCTCCATATG GCTCTAATCAAGGAGTCAAATCTGACTCTGAAGGAGCCGAGAAGAGTGCGCTGTGCATTCCCCTGGCTGTAACTCAGCGGTCTCAGGAGTGA